From the genome of Desulfovibrio sp. JY:
GCGGCCAGAATGTTTGCGGCATTGTGCCGGCCGGGCATGGGCGAGACTACTTCGAAGGCCTCGTCGCCAAAGCAGGCGCCGAGATGCTGCCCATCACGGTCGTGGGAGCGGATGCCGCCGACGAGGAGCCGGGTGAAGCCAGCCGGGGCCTTGGTGAGGCCGTAGCCCAGGGCGGTCGGAAATTCCTTGAGCAGGCGCAGGCCGAAGGGATCGTCGTAGTTGAGCACCGCCGTGGCCGGGTCGGGCAGATACTCGCGAAAGAGCTTGGCCTTGGCCGCGAAATAGGTCTCCATGTCCTTGTGGTAGTCGAGGTGGTCCTGGGTCAGGTTGGTGAACACCCCGGCGGCGAAGGAAAGCCCGGCCAACCGATCCTGGTCCAGGGCATGGGAGGAAGCCTCCATGACGGCCAGATCGCAGCCGGCGGCGGCCATGGCGGCCAGATTCTCGTGGATGGTCAGGCAGTCCGGGGTGGTCAGCGAGGCGTTCCGGCTCACCCCCGGCCAGCGGTAGGCCACGGTGCCGAGCACGCCGACCTTCTTGCCGGCGGCCGTGGCCAGACGCTCGATCAGGTAGCTGACCGTGGTCTTGCCGTTGGTGCCGGTGACCGCCACCACGGGCATGGCCATGCGGTCGGTGCCAAAGCGGGCAGCGGCCAGGAGCCCCAGGGCCTTTCGCGGCTCGTCCACGGTGACAAGCGTTGCCGCGCTGCCGCCCGGAAGCGTGGTCCCCGGGCCGGCCACGATCACCGCCGCGCCACGGGCCAGGGCGTCGGGAATGAACCGCGCGCCATCGGCGGCCGTACCCGAGGCGGCCACGAACACACCGCCGGACGCGACCTTGGCGGAATGCCCGGCCACGGGAAGAGCCTCTTCGCGGACTTTGTCCAGCAACGCGTCCAGGGACGGATTGCGCGTATCTGCCATCATGCTCGCCTCACCATCAGGAGGGCCTGGAAAGCCACAACACGACTTCGTTTTTTTCGCCGGAGGGCCAGGGCGCGCCCGGAGCCGGACTCTGTTTCAAGACCACGAGCCCCTGGCCTTCGAGCCGTGGCACGATGCCCTTGCCAACCAGGATTTCCACCGCCTGTCGCAACGGCATGCCGGCAAAATTCGGCACGGATTGGACCGAAACCTGCTTGACGTCGCCGGCGGCCCCGCCGGCGATGGCCAAAATATCCTTGTCCGCCTTGCTCGGCTCCTTCACGGCCGGCGCGGCCGCAGCCTGCTCCTTGGCCGGGGACTGGCCCGACGTCTGGCCCGACGTCTGGTCAGGCGTCTGTTCCGGTATCTGGTCCGGTATCTGGGCCTTGGCCATCTGCACGGTCTCGGGCATGCGGCCAAGGTAGGACAGCATGCGCAAGGTCACGTTGCGCACGGCCGGCGCGGCGACGACCCCGCCGTAGTGACTCGGCTCGGGTTCGTCAATCATCACGATGAGGATATACTCCGGATGCATGGCCGGCACGAAGGAAACGTAGGACCCCAGGTACTTGTTGCCATAGCCGCCATGGGGTCCGGCTTTTTGGGCGGTGCCGGTCTTGCCGCCGGTCTCCAGGCCCGGAATCCGGGCCGTTTTTCCGGTGCCGTGCTCTTCCTGGACCACCTCGCGCATCATGGACTGGACGGTGCGGGCCACATCGGCGTCGAAAACGCGGTAGGGCGTGCGCTCGGGCCTTTCGTCGGGCGGGTCGGCCACGAGCTTGATCTGTTTGTACACGCCGTCGTTGGCCAAAATGAGGTAAGCCTGAGCCAGCTGGACCGGGGACACGGCAACGCCCTGGCCGAAAGAGGCCGTGGCCACGTCGATGGGCGACCAGGCCTTCGCCGGCCGCACGAGCCCCTTGGCCTCGCCGGTGATGCGAAGTCCGGTCGGGCGGCCGAAACCAAGCAGGTCGAAATAATGGTGCAGCCGCGTCGCGCCGAGCTGCAGGCCGATTTTGGCCGCGCCGATGTTGCTCGAGACGCGCACGATCATGTTGACCGGCAGCACACCGTAGGAGTGGGTATCCCGGATGGTCCTGTTGGCGAAGGAAAACCGGCCGTTTTCACAGTTGAAGGTGGAGGTGGGCTTGATCACGTGTTCCTGGAGGGCCGAGGCCACGAGCAGGGGCTTCATGGTGGAGCCGGGCTCGTAGACGTCCAGGGCGGCGTGGTCGCGGGCGATGCGCGGGCTGATGCCGCGCCCCACGTTGGGATTGAAAAAGGGATAGTTGGCCATGGCCAGGATTTCGCCCGTGGGCACGTGGACCACCAGACAGGTGCCGCCCTTGGCGTGGTTGTCGGTGACGGCCTTTTCCAGCTCCTCCTCGGCGAAGAACTGAATCTGCGAATCGATGGTCAGGCGCACGTCGTGGCCGTTGATGTCGGCCAGTTCCCGGCCCTGGGCATCGAAAAAGAAGCGCCGACCCGAGGCGTCGCGCTGGACCACGTATTTGGCCTGCCGGCCGGTCAGGCGGCTGTCGAAGGCCTTTTCCACGCCTTCGAGGCCCACATCGCCGACGCCCACAAACCCCATCACCTGGCTGGCCAGGTGCCCATTGGGGTAAAAACGCCCGTATTCCTTGGTGAAATAAACGCCGGCCAACTTGGCCTCGCGGATGCGGGCGGCAGTGCGGTCCCCGACCCGCCAGGAGAGATAGACCATGTTGGAGGAGCTGCGCAGCTTTTTTGCGATGCGCTGTTCCTTCATATGAAGCACCTTGGCCAGAAAGTCGGCGGTCTTATCGGGCTCGGTCACTTCCTTGGGCCGCACGAACACGGCCTCGAACTCCACGCTTTTGGCCAAGAGCCGGCCGCCCCGGTCGTAAATTTCGCCCCGGGCCCCCTTGTCCACCTCAGAGGCCAGATGCTGGCGCAGGGCCTTTTCGGCCAGCTCCGGACCGACCACGATCTGGAGGTAGCCGGCCCGGGACCACAAACCGAGCCAGGCCAACAGGAAAAAGACGCCCACGCAGGTGAGCTTGACCCGGCTCCAATCGCGCACGGTCTTCTGCTGGCGATCGACTTTCGGCTTGCGCATGCCCGGACCCGGCATCCCTAGGGTTTCCGCCCGGCCTTGCGGCCTTTGGTCTTGGACGGCGAGGTCTCGCCGCCGACTTTGGCCGGGGTCTTGGCCATGATCCGGCCGTCCTGATCCTCGGCCGTGGCCAAAAGCGGCGACGTCTCGACGGTCCCGGACGGGGACACGCGCCGAATCTGGCCGGGGCGGGCCGGGCCAAGTCCGTATTCCCGGGCGACCCCACGCAGCCGGGACGGCGTAATTAGCGTATTGCGCTCCACCTCGAGCTTGGCCGAAAGTGTTTCGACATCGTCGATTTGGCGCTGCATCTTGTTGAGTTCGTAGGCCAGGTCCACGCGCTCGATGTTGAGCCAGACCAGCCCCAGCCCGAAGACCAGGAGCAGGACGATGCTAAAGGCCATGGATATAGCCCATTCTTTCGATAATGCGCCCATCTCCCCTCCTTTATATCCCCGCTCCGGTCGCCTGTGCCGCATCGGGCAGCCGCACCGCCGCCCGCAGCTTGGCGCTTCTGGCCCGCGAATTGGCCGCGACCTCTTCCTCGCCGGCCATGACGGGCTTTTTGGTCAGGATGGCCAGACGCGCCTTGTGCCCGCACACGCAAACGACCTGTTCGCGCGGACACAGGCAGTCCGTGGCTTCCAGGCGAAAGGCCCGCTTGACCAGCCTATCCTCAAGGGAGTGGAAGGAAATCACGGCCACCCGCCCGCCCGTGGCGAGATACTCCGGAATGGCCTTGAGGAATGCCTCCAACTCCATAAGCTCGTCATTGACCGCCATGCGCAATGCCTGGAAGGTCCGAGTGGCCGGGTGCTGCCGGGCCATGGCCCGCCACTTGGCCGGATAGGCCGCCGCCACCACCTCGGCCAGTCGCCCGGTGGTGGTGATGGCCGTTTTTTCCCGTGCGGCCACGATGGCCCGGGCAATACGCCCGGCCTGGGGGTCTTCGCCGTAGTTGCGGATGATCTCCCGAAGTCGTGCAAACGAGG
Proteins encoded in this window:
- a CDS encoding PASTA domain-containing protein, whose protein sequence is MRKPKVDRQQKTVRDWSRVKLTCVGVFFLLAWLGLWSRAGYLQIVVGPELAEKALRQHLASEVDKGARGEIYDRGGRLLAKSVEFEAVFVRPKEVTEPDKTADFLAKVLHMKEQRIAKKLRSSSNMVYLSWRVGDRTAARIREAKLAGVYFTKEYGRFYPNGHLASQVMGFVGVGDVGLEGVEKAFDSRLTGRQAKYVVQRDASGRRFFFDAQGRELADINGHDVRLTIDSQIQFFAEEELEKAVTDNHAKGGTCLVVHVPTGEILAMANYPFFNPNVGRGISPRIARDHAALDVYEPGSTMKPLLVASALQEHVIKPTSTFNCENGRFSFANRTIRDTHSYGVLPVNMIVRVSSNIGAAKIGLQLGATRLHHYFDLLGFGRPTGLRITGEAKGLVRPAKAWSPIDVATASFGQGVAVSPVQLAQAYLILANDGVYKQIKLVADPPDERPERTPYRVFDADVARTVQSMMREVVQEEHGTGKTARIPGLETGGKTGTAQKAGPHGGYGNKYLGSYVSFVPAMHPEYILIVMIDEPEPSHYGGVVAAPAVRNVTLRMLSYLGRMPETVQMAKAQIPDQIPEQTPDQTSGQTSGQSPAKEQAAAAPAVKEPSKADKDILAIAGGAAGDVKQVSVQSVPNFAGMPLRQAVEILVGKGIVPRLEGQGLVVLKQSPAPGAPWPSGEKNEVVLWLSRPS
- the rsmH gene encoding 16S rRNA (cytosine(1402)-N(4))-methyltransferase RsmH, whose protein sequence is MQHAATHIPVLLKEVVEYLGIRPGLKILDATAGLGGHIKGMLEAAGGQAQVLGLDRDREALEEAGRRLAAYGDRVRLTRTRYSRFPAALAEAGWEKVDAALVDAGMSSLQLDDPERGFGFLTDGPLDMRMGAEDGGESAEGLVNLASFARLREIIRNYGEDPQAGRIARAIVAAREKTAITTTGRLAEVVAAAYPAKWRAMARQHPATRTFQALRMAVNDELMELEAFLKAIPEYLATGGRVAVISFHSLEDRLVKRAFRLEATDCLCPREQVVCVCGHKARLAILTKKPVMAGEEEVAANSRARSAKLRAAVRLPDAAQATGAGI
- a CDS encoding UDP-N-acetylmuramoyl-L-alanyl-D-glutamate--2,6-diaminopimelate ligase, with amino-acid sequence MMADTRNPSLDALLDKVREEALPVAGHSAKVASGGVFVAASGTAADGARFIPDALARGAAVIVAGPGTTLPGGSAATLVTVDEPRKALGLLAAARFGTDRMAMPVVAVTGTNGKTTVSYLIERLATAAGKKVGVLGTVAYRWPGVSRNASLTTPDCLTIHENLAAMAAAGCDLAVMEASSHALDQDRLAGLSFAAGVFTNLTQDHLDYHKDMETYFAAKAKLFREYLPDPATAVLNYDDPFGLRLLKEFPTALGYGLTKAPAGFTRLLVGGIRSHDRDGQHLGACFGDEAFEVVSPMPGRHNAANILAAMGTALTLGLPYETFGALADCHGAPGRLERIPNPAGLTVFVDYAHTPDALENVLGAAREFTAGRLFAVFGCGGDRDRTKRPRMAEAVSRWADVAVLTSDNPRHEDPLAIIADAKPGLSGARKAIIEPDRRRAIVLALDAMRHEDVLVIAGKGHETYQQIGDVKHPFSDAAVVRELTGCA